The Patescibacteria group bacterium genome segment GGCAATTCTTTAAGAATTAGAAGCCAAAAAATTTGAATTTCAGGCCAAAACCGGTTGGCGAATTATGAAACTTCTGCCCGAAAACTGGGCAAATACCGATTGGCGGAGTGTTTACGAAAAAATTCGAACCGATTTCACCCCCAAAAATTGATGAGCGGGCGGATTTCCTCCCCCACCCCCTCCATCCGCCCGCCCTTTCGGATTGAAAACCGCCAAAGAACCTGGAAAAAATATCGGCTCGAACTTCATTTTGGCCAAAAGCGGGCTTAAAAAAATTAAAGACAAATGCCATAGTTGTATTATACATCAACGTTGATATATCACGCAAGAAAAGAGTATAATATACCCATACCTTATGAAAGACATCCATCAAAAATTCGTTCAAAACTTCAAAAAATACCGCGAGTTAAAGGGCTGGTCGCAAGGCGAGGTGTCGCGCAGATTAGGCGTTGACAAGAGTTACATTTGTCGCATAGAAAAAGGCGAAGTCAATCCGACTTTGGATAGTATTAATAAATTAGCTCATGTCTTAGGCGTTGAGGCGTGGGAGATGTTAAAATAAATATATGCTGGAAAAATACAGGACGAACGAATCTAATATGATCAATGAAGCTGAAAAGTTTTCGTCTGCACAGGAAGAAAATATTCATATCGTAGAAAATAAGGAATTGGGTATTTCTTATCAAGACACTCTTCAAGAGTTGCCTTCTGAAATACAAGAAAAAACTGGGGTTAAGAGAATAAGAAGGAGAGAAGTGTTAACTTATCCTGAGGGATTTTGCTCTGACGGCTCTTGGACGGCTGAAAATTCTCTTTGGCTGTTTTTAACAGATGGGAGATTCCCGTCATATAAAACATGGAATCATGTCATGTCTGCTGATTGGCAAAATCCCAATGGGGAGGCTGCTATTAGAAGATTTAATGAGCGAGAAGATGGAATCTTTGATGAATTCTTTCCGGCTCAAGAATTTCGAACCAACCGAGCCCAAAGTTTTTTTGAGAGAACGGAGGGTAAAATTGAAATGATTGATCGTGACGTACAAATTGAAGACGCAAGAGAAATGCCTTCATATTTCCCAATGAGTATTATGGACGGAGGAGAAATATGGGGTTCTGTTATTAATGCACCAGTTTTTGTCTTTGGTGGTCAAAATAAGTTATTTGTTGATTACATTAATTCCATAACTAATAATTCAGAAACGAGAAAAATGTTAGAGTTAAGTGGATGGGTTGCTGGTTCACCAAGGGAGTTGATTACCAGAGACTCCCCAGATTTTGAGAAATATAAAAGGTTGTTTCGTGGTCATGAAGCCATTATTCGACCTAAAATTGATTTTCCCCAGGAATATCTTTCTGATGGATGGGTTAATTATCCTGAATTTGATACTGAAAACGA includes the following:
- a CDS encoding helix-turn-helix transcriptional regulator, which produces MKDIHQKFVQNFKKYRELKGWSQGEVSRRLGVDKSYICRIEKGEVNPTLDSINKLAHVLGVEAWEMLK